In Calditrichota bacterium, one DNA window encodes the following:
- the rho gene encoding transcription termination factor Rho, producing the protein MDIAQLKAMKIGELVKLAQEMQISGCTNMRKQELIFCILEEQTKREGLIFGEGVLEVLPDGYGFLRSPDYNYLPGPDDIYVSPSQIKRFGLRTGDTVSGQIRPPKENERFFALLKVEAVNFENPDLAKSKMLFDNLTPLYPMERIRLETSPTDYSMRIMDLLTPIGKGQRGLIVAQPKTGKTTLLQKVANSITTNHPEIKLIVLLIDERPEEVTDMERSVKAEVISSTFDEPAERHVQVADMVLEKAKRLAEYGHDVVILLDSITRLARAHNAVVPHSGKILSGGVDANALHKPKRFFGAARNIEEGGSLTVIATALIDTGSRMDEVIFEEFKGTGNMELVLDRRLSDKRVFPAIDINKSGTRKEELLLTPQELNRVWILRKVLAELSVTEAMEFLLEKMRGTKSNKEFLESMST; encoded by the coding sequence ATGGACATTGCCCAACTGAAAGCGATGAAGATTGGCGAGCTGGTGAAACTCGCCCAGGAGATGCAAATCTCCGGTTGTACCAACATGCGCAAACAGGAGCTCATCTTCTGCATTTTGGAGGAGCAGACCAAGCGCGAAGGGCTGATCTTCGGCGAGGGGGTGCTGGAGGTGCTGCCCGATGGCTACGGGTTCCTGCGCTCCCCGGACTATAACTACTTGCCCGGACCCGACGACATCTACGTGTCGCCTTCGCAGATCAAGCGTTTCGGGCTGCGTACTGGCGACACCGTGTCTGGGCAGATCCGCCCACCAAAGGAGAATGAGCGCTTCTTTGCCTTGCTGAAGGTGGAAGCGGTCAATTTCGAGAATCCCGACCTTGCCAAGAGCAAGATGCTCTTCGACAACCTGACGCCCCTTTACCCGATGGAGCGCATCAGGTTGGAGACTTCGCCCACCGACTATTCCATGCGCATCATGGACCTGCTGACCCCCATAGGCAAGGGGCAGCGTGGCCTAATCGTTGCGCAGCCCAAGACCGGGAAGACTACCCTCCTGCAAAAGGTGGCCAACAGCATCACCACCAACCATCCGGAGATCAAACTCATCGTGCTGCTCATTGACGAGCGGCCTGAGGAAGTCACCGACATGGAGCGCTCGGTCAAGGCGGAGGTCATTAGCTCCACCTTTGACGAGCCGGCCGAGCGGCACGTCCAGGTGGCTGACATGGTCCTGGAAAAGGCCAAGAGGCTGGCCGAGTATGGCCACGATGTGGTGATCCTGTTGGACAGCATTACCCGGCTGGCGCGGGCGCATAACGCTGTGGTGCCGCACAGCGGCAAGATTCTGTCCGGCGGTGTTGACGCCAATGCGCTGCACAAGCCGAAGCGCTTTTTTGGAGCGGCGCGCAATATCGAGGAAGGCGGTAGCCTCACGGTCATCGCCACCGCCCTTATCGACACCGGCTCACGCATGGACGAGGTGATTTTCGAAGAGTTCAAAGGCACCGGCAACATGGAGCTGGTCCTCGACCGTCGCCTGTCGGACAAGCGGGTGTTCCCGGCCATTGACATCAACAAATCCGGGACGCGCAAGGAAGAGCTCCTCCTCACCCCGCAGGAGCTTAACCGGGTTTGGATCTTGCGCAAGGTTCTGGCCGAGCTCTCGGTGACCGAGGCCATGGAGTTCTTGTTGGAGAAGATGCGCGGCACCAAGTCCAACAAGGAGTTCCTCGAGTCGATGAGCACCTGA